A region of the Columba livia isolate bColLiv1 breed racing homer chromosome 23, bColLiv1.pat.W.v2, whole genome shotgun sequence genome:
TGATTCTTCTGCCTTCCAAGTCAGGAGACAAATAGGTATATTTAAATCATTCTCATTGAACGGTTTATGCTGTATGTACAGTATTATAGTACATTTATTATGCACAATTCTTTTGTATTTGTACACTGGATCTCTGACGTTCCGCTTTTTTATATTCAGGAGGAGAAAGCAATGGGTAGCTGGTAGCGTTTTGCTAGTTTTATTACCGTGCTCCGCAGTTCCGTCCTTGTTCCCCCTCGTTTTCGATGCTGCGTTTCCAAAGTGCCTTGAACACACAGCACAGAGGAGCCTCCGGTCGCTGAGGAGCGTTGGAAACCATCTGTGAGCGGTGCTCTCGACTCTGTCTTTTACAAAAATGACGTGCTCCTTATCAAATGCAAGTGTCGTACTATAGTTAATATGCATTACAGGGTTATTTTCCCCCGtatggaaaattatttccaggaaaaacaTACGTTTGTGAGATGATTTGTGTTCAGAGAACCAGCGTAACGCGGGGAGGGCTCGGACCTCCCTGCAAGCTTTATGcaacaggagggaaaagagactTCAAACTCTTGTAAAACACCCAGAAACAAACGGTAAATAGAAACTACTGGCTTCGGTAATTCCGCAGATGTATGCGGTGTCTGTTTTTTGAGGCCTGTCGTTACATGACGCTCCCCGAGGGCACGGCGGCGTTCCCGTACCTTTTGGAGAAGATTGCTGTCTTCTCCTAAATAATCCGCTGCGATGGAGTCACGGTGAGTTTGTTCCACTGGAGGAAGaaccttcctccccccagccaGGACACACGAGCTGTCTGGAAGAGTTTTCGCCAAGCCCTCGCCGAATATCACTGAAATCGCCTTATTCCAGACCCCTCTCCCTTCCATTATGTCCGAGGAATTTCCTTCAGACAGAGCAATATGTATAATTTAGATTTCTGCTTGAGAGCCCGCTCCGATTTGGCATTCTGTGGTTTTGGCATTAAACTTGAATTTATAATTAGAACAGGAGAACGCGGTATTTACTGCCTTTGGCGGCGTCTTCTTGGCAGGGACGCGCATTAATGTTCGAGAGATGCTGAGAACTGGCTATGCTTTGCTACTATTTATAATCTATTCAGGACCTTGCTCcgctctctttatttttttaggcTTTCATGCATTTTAATCTCTTTCGGAGGGCCTGTTGGAAGCGGGACTGTTCATTTCCGAGGCTACCTCAGTCCTTGGTGCCCTCGCCGGCTCGGGAGCGGGATTGAGGAGCACACAGGTGAACCCTACTCGTTCCTAAGCCCAGGCTTGACCTTAAATTTAAACCAAGAGCGAGTGCGCTCTTGCCGTTGCAAGCAAGGGGTTCTGTTGCATTGTGTGGTTTTGCTCTGGGACCCCAGGTGTGATCCCAGCTCTGCTTTAGAGACCCAAACCTGCCCTTTTGAGCCCCAGCTTCTCCGTATCGTCTCCAGCTTGCAAACcaagtttgtggtttttgttcaGCAGGAACTCGGGAGGGGAGCGACCTCTTTGTTTTACGCAGAAAAGTTTGAGGGCGCCGTCCGTGGGGTCAGTTTAAGTAGCGCAGTGTGTAAatagtgattttttaaaagctggagGGCAGGGACAGGTCACTAGTGAGATGGGGTGAGAGGGAGTTGATTAACAGCGCTGCTCTAATTAAACAGCAGTCGGGAGAGAAAAGCGAGTGGGCTTTGCTGGCAGAAAGCTGGGGGTGCGATGGAGAAATGGCTGGAGAAGGTGTCTGAGAGCGCCAGGGCGCGGGGGGTTGGGAGCCGCAGGATCTGGTCGCGGTGCTGGGACAACCGGGGTacagcggggctggggcacCGGCTGTCCCCTCCACCCCTGACTGtctcctctgctctcctgtcccctctattcccctgtcccctctgctcccctgtCCCCTCCACCTCTGCTGCCCCCTGTGCTCCCgctgtcccctctgctcccctgtCCCCTCTATTCCCcgtcccctctgctcccctgtcccctctgctcctgctgtcccctctgctcctgctgtcccctctgctcccctgtCCCCTCTATTCCCcgtcccctctgctcccctgtCCCACTGCTCCCCTGTCCCCTCCACCTCTgctgtcccctctgctcccgctgtcccctctgctcccctgtCTCCTCTGCTCCCCTGTCCCCTCTATTCTCcgtcccctctgctcccctgtCCCACTGCTCCCCTGTCCCCTCCACCTCTgctgtcccctctgctcccgctgtcccctctgctcctgctgtcccctccacccctgctgtcccctctgttcccctgtcccctctgctcctgctgtcccctctaTTCTCCGTCCCCTCCGCTCCCACTGTCCCCCCTGCTCCCCTGTCCCCTCCACCCCTGCTGTCTCCTCTGTTCCCCTGTCCCCTCTGttcccctgtcccctctgctcctgttgtcccctctcctcccactCTCCCCACTCTTCCCACTGTCCCCTCTACTCCCTTGTCCCCTCTGCTCCTGTTGTCCCCTCCtctcccactgtccccatcggTCACAGTTTCCCCGGGGTCACGTTGCTCTGGACCCTTCACGGTGCTTTGGGACAGCAAGAGGTGAAAATCCCGTCCCCTCTCTGCTCCCCGGGCAAACCGCAGCAATTTCCTACCAGTGGCTTCAAAGAAACCCAGTTCATTCGCATCAGCCCTTTCCCAATTAACAACCTAACCCATCACCCGCTTAAATTACCATCTCAGGTCAGTCCTGCCAGCTTTTGTCCACATAAAAATAAGAATCCTCTCATTAGTGAGCAGAGTGTGTAGAATATCCCCATCCCAGCGCTGAAATCATTCCGAAAATACAAAGTAATGGAGCTGTTTCTATTACTActtgttgcttttcattttaattgtgtATCAAGTGCACATTTTCTGAGTGTTTGTTGTTGGTAGACAATGT
Encoded here:
- the GJC1 gene encoding gap junction gamma-1 protein isoform X2, producing MEKWLEKVSESARARGVGSRRIWSRCWDNRGTAGLGHRLSPPPLTVSSALLSPLFPCPLCSPVPSTSAAPCAPAVPSAPLSPLFPVPSAPLSPLLLLSPLLLLSPLLPCPLYSPSPLLPCPTAPLSPPPLLSPLLPLSPLLPCLLCSPVPSILRPLCSPVPLLPCPLHLCCPLCSRCPLCSCCPLHPCCPLCSPVPSAPAVPSILRPLRSHCPPCSPVPSTPAVSSVPLSPLFPCPLCSCCPLSSHSPHSSHCPLYSLVPSAPVVPSSPTVPIGHSFPGVTLLWTLHGALGQQEVKIPSPLCSPGKPQQFPTSGFKETQFIRISPFPINNLTHHPLKLPSQVSPASFCPHKNKNPLISEQSV